In Ctenopharyngodon idella isolate HZGC_01 chromosome 2, HZGC01, whole genome shotgun sequence, the following are encoded in one genomic region:
- the rgs1 gene encoding regulator of G-protein signaling 21 has translation MQRTLLTEMAIKFCCFSQEPVDDVDSWGESIEKLLSCKAGQMAFQDFLKSEYSEENILFWLACEEYKKITSAPEMISMANQIYTEFVQTEAPRQVNIDSGTRTNITNNISEPTLNSFDTAQKMIFSLMARDCYPRFLKSDIYQSILQKHGKS, from the exons ATGCAGAGGACACTGCTGACAGAGATGGCCATAAA ATTTTGTTGCTTTTCTCAGGAACCTGTTGATGATGTGGACTCCTGGGGCGAGTCCATCGAGAAGCTTCTGTCCTGTAAAG CGGGACAGATGGCTTTCCAGGACTTCTTGAAGTCGGAATACAGTGAGGAAAATATTCTGTTCTGGCTGGCATGTGAGGAATACAAAAAGATCACGAGTGCACCAGAGATGATCAGCATGGCAAACCAAATCTACACTGAGTTTGTGCAAACGGAAGCACCCAGACAG GTCAACATTGATTCTGGGACTCgcacaaatattacaaacaaCATCTCAGAGCCGACCCTGAACTCATTTGATACTGCACAGAAGATGATCTTCAGTCTAATGGCGAGAGACTGCTATCCCAGGTTTCTGAAGTCTGACATCTACCAGTCCATTCTGCAAAAGCATGGAAAAAGCTGA